The following proteins are encoded in a genomic region of uncultured Vibrio sp.:
- the prc gene encoding carboxy terminal-processing peptidase, translating into MNCRSKVTLIAASLLLAASAQALEAKLHKDDLPVLTPEVQHETASKRVTSRFTRSHYKHFSLDDDFSKAIFERYIELLDYNKNIFTQADIDSFKNWSVELDDQLKAGNNQIAFDVYNLSMQKRFERFAYALTLLDKEIKFDTDDELELDRSEAAWPKNESEINELWRKRVKYDALNLKLTGKEWPEIKEVLEKRYNNAMKRITQTNNEDAFQLYMNAFSRQVDPHTSYLSPRNAEQFQSEMNLSLEGIGAVLQMTDDYTVIRSLVVGGPASKSKQLDEGDRIIGVGQDGEEIVDIIGWRLDDVVQLIKGPKGTKVNLQILPEGAGAKSHIVTIVRDKVRLEDRAVKSEVIEKDGKKIGVLEVPSFYVGLSKDTDKLLAEFKTKNVDGVIVDLRNNGGGALTEATALTGLFIKEGPVVQVRDSYGRIKVNADTDGQISYDGPLTVLINRYSASASEIFAAALQDYNRAIILGENSFGKGTVQQHRSLNHIYDLFDKELGYVQYTIQKFYRIDGGSTQNRGVAPDIAFPTPVEASETGESVEENALPWDSIDKASYTMYPSKDTLVESLAKLHNKRIADEMEFRFIKEDIEKYRQEKDNNFLSLNEKVRKDEQDSEDKLRLERINERQTSLGKKAFKSLEDVPKDYEAPDVYLDESVSIMIDMLKATNQS; encoded by the coding sequence ATGAATTGCCGTTCAAAAGTGACCCTGATCGCTGCTAGCTTATTGCTAGCAGCATCAGCTCAGGCTCTAGAAGCCAAACTACACAAAGATGACTTGCCGGTGCTGACTCCTGAAGTTCAGCACGAAACGGCCAGCAAACGAGTCACCTCTCGATTCACCCGCTCTCATTACAAGCATTTCAGTCTCGACGATGATTTCTCTAAAGCGATTTTTGAGCGTTATATAGAGTTGCTTGATTACAATAAAAATATTTTCACTCAAGCCGATATAGACTCCTTCAAAAATTGGTCGGTTGAACTGGATGATCAGCTTAAAGCTGGTAACAACCAGATCGCATTTGATGTTTATAATCTGTCCATGCAAAAACGTTTCGAACGTTTTGCTTATGCGTTGACCCTGCTAGACAAAGAAATCAAATTTGATACCGACGACGAGCTCGAACTTGATCGCTCAGAAGCTGCGTGGCCAAAAAATGAGTCGGAAATTAATGAGTTATGGCGAAAACGCGTTAAATATGACGCACTCAATCTGAAACTGACAGGCAAAGAGTGGCCAGAAATCAAAGAAGTTTTAGAGAAGCGTTATAACAATGCGATGAAGCGAATCACTCAAACCAATAATGAAGACGCATTTCAGCTCTATATGAATGCCTTCTCAAGGCAAGTTGATCCGCATACCAGCTACCTTTCTCCTCGTAACGCAGAACAGTTCCAGTCAGAAATGAACCTATCTTTGGAAGGTATCGGTGCTGTTCTCCAAATGACGGATGATTACACTGTTATTCGTTCTCTCGTTGTTGGTGGGCCAGCTTCAAAAAGCAAACAGCTTGATGAAGGTGATCGAATCATAGGTGTGGGTCAAGATGGCGAAGAAATTGTCGACATTATTGGTTGGCGTTTAGACGATGTTGTGCAGTTAATCAAAGGTCCGAAAGGAACAAAGGTTAACCTTCAGATCTTACCAGAAGGTGCTGGAGCAAAAAGTCACATTGTCACAATTGTCCGTGACAAAGTTCGTTTAGAAGACCGAGCTGTGAAGTCAGAAGTCATCGAGAAAGACGGCAAGAAAATCGGCGTTTTGGAAGTGCCGAGCTTTTATGTCGGGCTGTCAAAAGATACTGACAAACTGTTGGCAGAGTTTAAGACTAAGAATGTTGACGGTGTGATTGTCGACTTGCGTAACAACGGCGGCGGTGCTTTAACAGAAGCCACGGCACTGACTGGACTGTTTATCAAAGAAGGTCCGGTTGTCCAGGTTCGCGATAGCTACGGTCGAATTAAAGTGAATGCCGATACCGATGGACAAATCAGTTACGATGGTCCGTTAACGGTTTTAATCAACCGTTATAGTGCATCCGCTTCCGAGATCTTTGCGGCAGCGTTGCAAGATTATAATCGTGCGATCATTCTTGGTGAGAACTCCTTTGGTAAGGGCACTGTGCAGCAGCACCGTTCGTTGAACCATATTTACGATCTTTTTGATAAAGAACTAGGGTATGTTCAATACACCATTCAGAAGTTCTACCGCATTGATGGTGGTAGTACTCAGAATCGTGGGGTAGCGCCGGATATCGCTTTTCCAACGCCAGTTGAAGCGTCTGAAACTGGTGAAAGTGTTGAAGAGAATGCGCTACCATGGGATAGCATCGATAAGGCAAGTTACACAATGTATCCGAGTAAGGATACATTGGTAGAGAGTTTGGCTAAGTTGCACAACAAGCGTATCGCCGATGAAATGGAATTCCGATTCATCAAAGAAGATATCGAAAAGTATCGTCAAGAAAAAGACAATAACTTCTTGTCGCTTAATGAAAAAGTGCGCAAAGATGAGCAAGACTCAGAAGACAAGCTTCGTCTGGAGCGCATTAATGAGCGCCAGACATCATTGGGCAAAAAGGCATTTAAGTCATTAGAGGATGTGCCTAAAGACTACGAAGCTCCTGATGTTTATCTCGATGAATCTGTCTCAATTATGATTGATATGTTAAAAGCAACCAATCAGTCATAA
- the proQ gene encoding RNA chaperone ProQ: MTEKLKNSKEVIAYIAECFPKCFTLEGEAKPLKIGIFQDLAERLNEDEKVSKTQLRAALRQYTSSWRYLHGVKPGAVRVDLDGNPCGELEEEHVEHAKATLAESKAKVQARRKEQAQKAREEGKAKAKPAAKKPQQPRRANKPKTQKQTQPVETRALNADEITVGNAVNVNMGKGNMAATIVEINKDDVRVQLANGLQMVVKAEHLRA; the protein is encoded by the coding sequence ATGACTGAAAAGTTAAAAAACAGCAAAGAAGTTATCGCATATATTGCTGAATGTTTCCCTAAGTGCTTTACTTTAGAAGGTGAAGCAAAACCTCTGAAAATTGGTATTTTTCAAGATCTTGCGGAACGTCTAAATGAAGACGAAAAAGTAAGCAAAACTCAGCTTCGTGCAGCGTTAAGACAGTACACATCTTCATGGCGTTACCTACATGGTGTAAAACCAGGTGCGGTACGTGTTGATCTGGATGGCAACCCATGTGGTGAGCTAGAAGAAGAACACGTAGAACACGCTAAAGCAACACTTGCAGAAAGCAAAGCAAAAGTTCAAGCTCGTCGTAAAGAACAAGCACAGAAAGCTCGTGAAGAGGGTAAGGCGAAAGCAAAACCAGCGGCTAAGAAGCCTCAACAGCCTCGTCGTGCCAACAAACCAAAAACACAAAAACAAACTCAGCCTGTAGAAACACGCGCGCTCAATGCTGACGAAATCACAGTAGGCAACGCAGTTAACGTGAACATGGGTAAAGGAAACATGGCAGCGACCATTGTTGAAATCAATAAGGATGATGTACGTGTTCAACTTGCTAACGGCCTACAAATGGTTGTGAAAGCGGAGCACTTGCGCGCATAA
- a CDS encoding GAF domain-containing protein, whose product MNIEQYQRLTKQAAALIESEPDFIANLANLSSLLFMELEDLNWAGFYLIKGDELVLGPFQGKPACVRIPMGRGVCGTAAKTNTTQRVYDVHAFEGHIACDAASNSEIVIPFTINGKVAGVLDIDSPSIGRFSETDEAGLTHFMSEVEKLLNSHANNA is encoded by the coding sequence ATGAACATAGAACAGTATCAAAGACTAACCAAGCAAGCCGCAGCACTCATTGAGTCAGAGCCAGACTTTATTGCCAACTTGGCAAACCTGAGCTCGCTTCTATTTATGGAACTAGAAGACCTCAACTGGGCAGGCTTTTACCTAATAAAAGGGGACGAACTGGTTCTAGGTCCGTTCCAAGGTAAGCCAGCTTGTGTTCGCATCCCAATGGGGCGAGGGGTCTGTGGTACCGCAGCAAAAACTAACACTACACAAAGAGTATACGACGTTCACGCGTTTGAAGGCCATATTGCTTGTGATGCGGCAAGTAATTCTGAAATTGTGATTCCGTTTACGATTAATGGAAAAGTCGCAGGAGTGTTAGATATTGATAGCCCAAGTATTGGTCGATTCAGTGAAACAGATGAAGCGGGGCTTACTCATTTTATGTCTGAAGTAGAAAAGCTGCTTAATTCACACGCGAACAACGCATAA